A section of the Canis lupus baileyi chromosome 5, mCanLup2.hap1, whole genome shotgun sequence genome encodes:
- the LOC140633158 gene encoding small ribosomal subunit protein eS6-like → MKLNISFPATGCQKLIEVDDERKLRTFYEKPMATEVAADALGKEWKGYVARISGGNDKQGSPMKQGVLTHGRVCLLLSKGHSCYGPRRTGERKRKSVRGCIVDANLSVLNLVIVKKGEKDIPGLTDTAVPRRLGPKRASRIRNLLNLSKENDVHQYVVRKPLNKEGKKPRTKAPKIQRLVTPRVLQHKRRRIALKKQHTK, encoded by the coding sequence ATGAAGCTGAACATCTCCTTCCCAGCTACTGGCTGCCAGAAACTCATTGAAGTGGATGATGAGCGCAAACTGCGTACCTTTTATGAGAAGCCTATGGCCACAGAAGTTGCTGCCGATGCTCTGGGCAAGGAATGGAAGGGTTACGTGGCGCGAATCAGTGGTGGCAATGACAAACAAGGCTCCCCCATGAAGCAGGGTGTCTTGACCCATGGCCGTGTCTGCCTGCTGCTGAGTAAGGGGCATTCCTGCTACGGACCCAGGAGGACGGGAGAGAGGAAGCGCAAATCTGTTCGGGGTTGCATTGTGGATGCCAATCTCAGTGTTCtcaatttggttattgtaaaaaAAGGGGAGAAGGATATTCCTGGACTCACTGATACTGCTGTGCCTCGTCGCCTGGGGCCCAAAAGAGCCAGCAGAATCCGAAATCTTTTGAATCTGTCAAAAGAAAACGATGTCCACCAGTATGTTGTTAGAAAGCCCCTaaacaaagaaggtaagaaaCCTAGAACCAAAGCACCCAAGATTCAGCGTCTTGTTACTCCACGTGTCCTCCAACACAAACGTCGGCGTATTGCTTTGAAGAAACAgcatactaagtaa